From Parus major isolate Abel chromosome 1A, Parus_major1.1, whole genome shotgun sequence, the proteins below share one genomic window:
- the TRIOBP gene encoding TRIO and F-actin-binding protein isoform X4, which translates to MSGSVDDMPCMNFEANVFAKSLCQHCFRAAGAHQHSIQDHGTAVTGRDACSDTAPGEPWDSLHILAPQCEVYVCVGPAEGAERWHESRRYPPLSPGAEGEHRETGTDPSACAEANSTLAREGEMTRLWDNTLGSGKRDMMSYLGCKEEVRSQAPQADRPRWAQPVPSGSWVRTEAQDFRKEICPLKAERRPASQKPEESWPKHRKTDPPWSSTLPRATAGSPPARSDLLGGGGHLPGPRARESHGHSGGGSAEGRHGLERQEYTVLADLPKPKRLSQRDAVDRHGSRTLSPGRVEVERMFGCERRKSETLEAFQALEEGRVDRLDGKTPVPPSKGHLTRRRSSPNLPREGQRLSWQLEQRGRDPKEPRRSPSPARHPEKASRSRGDSPRPASPGWLLERGSRSPRSASPARRSERRAGEPVNPPCRTEKSWRSRGEPARPPSSDRGRATWQAGGTRQALEKKSRGDSLHSTGAGKGSDNVRLSRAGPSPWALSPGRHTESTRKSQKEISPPSWVRGAERQRVKPGEPLHLAGPRKPSECSWQSLREKLTSSQPGKGTSSDCKGRGKPLRPTSPTRPLEQDWRGRGDAHHTQVREKDWKRREMPVCHTDVMRQLERDWKSPARCLDVGLRSDDSWIRPESPAQHLEEDWKAPEHTRDTHNPEKPLETDWGNKSLLIYHPDLLNFKKGWMSILDEPGEWKKHWFVLTDSSLRYYRDSNAEEADDLDGEIDLRSCTDVTEFAVQRNYGFQIHELETEGGLPKQPSTGTKDAVFTLSAMTSGIRRNWIEALRKNVRPVSAPDVTKLPDCDKENFRNCVPQKGALRTEEQQRPGSGSEGNSKGSHWKADGQRHAFDYVELSPLPQDPGNQGSLQRTKGSLRISDRTPKYEELERDLAVRSEERRKWFEAPDGRVPNSDGPAGEPSRKAGEQDLPAPPLSEDQRIRLNEEIEKKWLELERLPLKDLRRVPLTTLLNQSKGGQGDTNEALKKEIQSLRAQLESCRARNESLREAAKSQGDSHVPRGYISQEACERSLAEMESSHQQVMEELQRHHQRELERLRQEKERLLAEEAAATAAAIEALKKAHREEMNKEMGRTRSFQQCSSLPEALQKQHQLDVESLKRELQVLSEQYSQKCLEIGELTQKAEEREQILERCQQEGKDLLQKNQELQTRLSDEIGKLRSFISSRGSGDRASHNNERSSCELEVLLRVKENELQYVKKEVQCLREELQMMQKDKRFASGKYQDVYAELNHIKVRSEREIEQLKEHLRLAMAALQEKESLCNSK; encoded by the exons GATCATGGCACGGCGGTCACAGGGCGCGATGCCTGCAGCgacacagccccaggagagcCCTGGGACTCGCTCCATATTTTAGCCCCACAGTGCGAGGTATACGTGTGTGTGGGCCCGGCGGAGGGCGCGGAGCG ctggCACGAGAGCAGGCGATATCCCCCACTCAGCCCCGGAGCTGAGGGTGAGCACAGAGAAACTGGCACCGACCCCAGCGCCTGTGCCGAAGCCAACTCCACGCTTGCCAGG GAAGGGGAAATGACCCGCTTGTGGGACAACACTTTGGGATCAGGCAAACGGGACATGATGAGCTACTTGGGCTGTAAGGAGGAGGTGCGGTCACAAGCCCCACAGGCAGACAGACCCAGGTGGGCTCAGCCTGTTCCCTCTGGATCCTGGGTGAGAACTGAAGCCCAGGACTTTAGGAAAGAAATCTGTCCACTGAAAGCAG AGCGCCGTCCTGCCAGCCAGAAGCCTGAGGAGAGCTGGCCAAAGCACCGAAAAACTGACCCTCCCTGGTCATCCACCCTGCCGCGTGCCACAGCCGGCTCCCCGCCGGCCCGCAGTGACCTGCTGGGCGGCGGTGGGCACCTCCCTGGCCCACGGGCTCGGGAGTCCCACGGGCACTCCGGCGGAGGGAGTGCAGAGGGGCGGCACgggctggagaggcaggagtACACGGTGCTGGCTGACCTGCCCAAGCCCAAGCGCCTCAGCCAGCGGGATGCTGTTGACCGCCATGGCTCCCGGACACTCAGCCCTGGCCGAGTGGAGGTGGAGAGGATGTTTGGATGCGAACGCAG GAAATCAGAGACGCTGGAGGCCTTCCAGGCTCTGGAGGAGGGCCGTGTGGACCGGCTCGATGGCAAGACGCCGGTGCCACCCAGCAAAGGCCACCTGACTCGAAGGCGGTCCAGCCCCaacctgcccagggag GGTCAGCGACTCTCCTGGCAGCTCGAGCAGCGCGGCAGAGACCCCAAGGAGCCCCGGCgttcccccagcccagctcggCACCCCGAGAAGGCCAGCAGGAGCCGGGGGGACTCCCCAcgccctgccagccctggctggctgctggagaGAGGCAGCCGGAGCCCACGCTCTGCAAGCCCAGCCCGCAGGTCggagaggagagcaggggagCCCGTGAACCCTCCCTGTCGCACTGAGAAAAGCTGGAGAAGCCGAGGGGAGCCTGCCCGCCCCCCAAGCTCGGATAGGGGCCGAGCCACCTGGCAAGCAGGGGGTACACGGCAAGcactggagaagaaaagccGAGGGGATTCCCTGCACTCCACAGGTGCTGGGAAGGGCTCAGATAACGTCAGGCTGAGCCGGGCAGGGCCATCACCATGGGCCCTCAGTCCTGGGAGGCATACAGAGAGCACAAGGAAAAGCCAAAAGGAGAtctcccctcccagctgggtGCGGGGGGCAGAGAGGCAGCGAGTGAAGCCGGGGGAGCCGCTGCACCTTGCAGGGCCCAGGAAGCCATCGGaatgcagctggcagagcctcCGGGAAAAGCTGACATCCTCCCAACCTGGAAAAGGCACCAGCAGTGACTGCAAAGGCCGAGGCAAGCCCCTGCGCCCCACAAGCCCAACACGACCTCTGGAGCAGGACTGGAGGGGCCGGGGGGATGCCCACCACACACAGGTGCGGGAGAAGGACTGGAAACGCCGAGAGATGCCTGTGTGCCACACGGATGTGATGCGTCAGCTGGAAAGGGACTGGAAAAGCCCTGCTAGGTGTCTGGATGTGGGACTACGGTCGGATGATAGCTGGATAAGGCCTGAGAGTCCAGCACAGCATCTGGAGGAGGACTGGAAGGCTCCTGAGCACACACGAGATACACACAACCCTGAGAAGCCATTGGAAACTGACTGGGGGAACAAGAGTCTTCTCATTTACCAT ccgGATCTTCTCAATTTCAAGAAGGGATGGATGTCCATCCTGGACGAGCCAGGAGAG TGGAAGAAACATTGGTTCGTGCTGACCGACTCGAGCCTGAGGTATTACCGGGACTCGAACGCAGAGGAG GCTGATGACCTTGATGGAGAAATCGACCTCCGTTCCTGCACGGATGTCACAGAGTTCGCGGTGCAGCGCAACTACGGCTTCCAGATACAC gagctCGAGACAGAGGGTGGCCTTCCTAAACAGCCCAGCACTGGT ACAAAAGATGCCGTCTTCACCCTGTCAGCGATGACCTCTGGCATCCGGCGCAACTGGATTGAGGCCCTGAGGAAAAATGTGCGCCCAGTCAGCGCTCCAGACGTCACCAA gcTCCCTGACTGTGACAAGGAGAACTTCCGTAACTGCGTTCCCCAGAAAGGCGCACTCCGGACGGAGGAGCAGCAGCGGCCGGGCTCTGGCTCCGAGGGGAACTCCAAGGGCAGTCACTGGAAAGCAGATGGGCAGCGCCATGCCTTTGACTATGTGGAGCTGTCCCCCTTGCCACAAGACCCTGGAAATCAGGGGTCCCTGCAGAGGACAAAAGGGAGCTTGAGGATCTCCGACCGAACTCCCAAGTATGAGGAGCTGGAGCGGGATCTGGCCGTCCGTTCAGAGGAGAGGCGGAAATGGTTCGAGGCGCCCGATGGCAGGGTCCCAAACAGCGATGGCCCCGCAGGAGAGCCTTCCCGCAAGGCCGGGGAGCAGGACCTCCCCGCTCCTCCGCTTTCGGAGGACCAGCGGATCCGTCTGAATGAGGAGATAGAGAAGaagtggctggagctggagcgCCTGCCCTTGAAGGACTTGCGGCGGGTGCCCTTGACAACACTGCTGAACCAAAGCAAGGGGGGCCAGGGAGACACCAATGAGGCGCTGAAAAAGGAG ATCCAGTCACTGCGGGCACAGCTGGAGTCCTGCCGGGCCAGAAATGAGAGCCTTCGGGAGGCAGCAAAGTCCCAGGGGGACAGCCACGTGCCCCGAGGGTACATCTCACAG GAGGCCTGTGAGCGCAGCCTGGCTGAGATGGAGTCATCCCACCAGCAAGtgatggaggagctgcagcGGCACCACCAGCGGGAGCTGGAGCGGCTGCGGCAGGAGAAGGAGCGGCTCCTGGCAGAGGAGGCGGCGGCAACGGCAGCAG CCATTGAGGCACTGAAGAAAGCCCACCGGGAGGAGATGAATAAGGAGATGGGCAGGACACGGAGCTTCCAGCAATGCAGCTCGCTCCCAGAAGCCCTCCAGAAGCAGCACCA GTTGGATGTGGAGTCACTGAAGCGGGAACTGCAGGTGCTTTCTGAGCAGTATTCCCAAAAGTGCCTGGAAATCGGGGAGCTCACCCAGAAGGCGGAAGAGCGGGAGCAGATATTGGAGCGCTGtcagcaggaggggaaggaccTCCTCCAGAAAAATCAG gagctgcagaccCGCCTCTCGGATGAGATCGGGAAGCTGCGGAGCTTTATTTCATCGCGGGGCTCTGGGGACCGCGCTTCACACAACAATGAGCGGAGTTCCTGCGAGCTGGAG GTGCTGCTGCGGGTGAAGGAGAATGAGCTCCAGTACGTAAAGAAGGAGGTGCAGTGCCTccgggaggagctgcagatgaTGCAAAAG
- the TRIOBP gene encoding TRIO and F-actin-binding protein isoform X3, whose amino-acid sequence MRFALGYSHVDFSMLFLAIVGLASSYTPTAPLLVPSYQQLWAEQAEGEMTRLWDNTLGSGKRDMMSYLGCKEEVRSQAPQADRPRWAQPVPSGSWVRTEAQDFRKEICPLKAERRPASQKPEESWPKHRKTDPPWSSTLPRATAGSPPARSDLLGGGGHLPGPRARESHGHSGGGSAEGRHGLERQEYTVLADLPKPKRLSQRDAVDRHGSRTLSPGRVEVERMFGCERRKSETLEAFQALEEGRVDRLDGKTPVPPSKGHLTRRRSSPNLPREGQRLSWQLEQRGRDPKEPRRSPSPARHPEKASRSRGDSPRPASPGWLLERGSRSPRSASPARRSERRAGEPVNPPCRTEKSWRSRGEPARPPSSDRGRATWQAGGTRQALEKKSRGDSLHSTGAGKGSDNVRLSRAGPSPWALSPGRHTESTRKSQKEISPPSWVRGAERQRVKPGEPLHLAGPRKPSECSWQSLREKLTSSQPGKGTSSDCKGRGKPLRPTSPTRPLEQDWRGRGDAHHTQVREKDWKRREMPVCHTDVMRQLERDWKSPARCLDVGLRSDDSWIRPESPAQHLEEDWKAPEHTRDTHNPEKPLETDWGNKSLLIYHPQLGGSTFPLQSSTGSSGSPQPHLNASKKHNKPDLLNFKKGWMSILDEPGEWKKHWFVLTDSSLRYYRDSNAEEADDLDGEIDLRSCTDVTEFAVQRNYGFQIHELETEGGLPKQPSTGTKDAVFTLSAMTSGIRRNWIEALRKNVRPVSAPDVTKLPDCDKENFRNCVPQKGALRTEEQQRPGSGSEGNSKGSHWKADGQRHAFDYVELSPLPQDPGNQGSLQRTKGSLRISDRTPKYEELERDLAVRSEERRKWFEAPDGRVPNSDGPAGEPSRKAGEQDLPAPPLSEDQRIRLNEEIEKKWLELERLPLKDLRRVPLTTLLNQSKGGQGDTNEALKKEIQSLRAQLESCRARNESLREAAKSQGDSHVPRGYISQEACERSLAEMESSHQQVMEELQRHHQRELERLRQEKERLLAEEAAATAAAIEALKKAHREEMNKEMGRTRSFQQCSSLPEALQKQHQLDVESLKRELQVLSEQYSQKCLEIGELTQKAEEREQILERCQQEGKDLLQKNQELQTRLSDEIGKLRSFISSRGSGDRASHNNERSSCELEVLLRVKENELQYVKKEVQCLREELQMMQKDKRFASGKYQDVYAELNHIKVRSEREIEQLKEHLRLAMAALQEKESLCNSK is encoded by the exons ATGAGATTTGCTCTTGGATACTCCCATGTGGACTTTTCTATGTTGTTTCTTGCCATCGTTGGTCTGGCATCATCTTAtactcccacagctcctcttcTGGTTCCTTCTTACCAGCAGCTTTGGGCTGAACAGGCT GAAGGGGAAATGACCCGCTTGTGGGACAACACTTTGGGATCAGGCAAACGGGACATGATGAGCTACTTGGGCTGTAAGGAGGAGGTGCGGTCACAAGCCCCACAGGCAGACAGACCCAGGTGGGCTCAGCCTGTTCCCTCTGGATCCTGGGTGAGAACTGAAGCCCAGGACTTTAGGAAAGAAATCTGTCCACTGAAAGCAG AGCGCCGTCCTGCCAGCCAGAAGCCTGAGGAGAGCTGGCCAAAGCACCGAAAAACTGACCCTCCCTGGTCATCCACCCTGCCGCGTGCCACAGCCGGCTCCCCGCCGGCCCGCAGTGACCTGCTGGGCGGCGGTGGGCACCTCCCTGGCCCACGGGCTCGGGAGTCCCACGGGCACTCCGGCGGAGGGAGTGCAGAGGGGCGGCACgggctggagaggcaggagtACACGGTGCTGGCTGACCTGCCCAAGCCCAAGCGCCTCAGCCAGCGGGATGCTGTTGACCGCCATGGCTCCCGGACACTCAGCCCTGGCCGAGTGGAGGTGGAGAGGATGTTTGGATGCGAACGCAG GAAATCAGAGACGCTGGAGGCCTTCCAGGCTCTGGAGGAGGGCCGTGTGGACCGGCTCGATGGCAAGACGCCGGTGCCACCCAGCAAAGGCCACCTGACTCGAAGGCGGTCCAGCCCCaacctgcccagggag GGTCAGCGACTCTCCTGGCAGCTCGAGCAGCGCGGCAGAGACCCCAAGGAGCCCCGGCgttcccccagcccagctcggCACCCCGAGAAGGCCAGCAGGAGCCGGGGGGACTCCCCAcgccctgccagccctggctggctgctggagaGAGGCAGCCGGAGCCCACGCTCTGCAAGCCCAGCCCGCAGGTCggagaggagagcaggggagCCCGTGAACCCTCCCTGTCGCACTGAGAAAAGCTGGAGAAGCCGAGGGGAGCCTGCCCGCCCCCCAAGCTCGGATAGGGGCCGAGCCACCTGGCAAGCAGGGGGTACACGGCAAGcactggagaagaaaagccGAGGGGATTCCCTGCACTCCACAGGTGCTGGGAAGGGCTCAGATAACGTCAGGCTGAGCCGGGCAGGGCCATCACCATGGGCCCTCAGTCCTGGGAGGCATACAGAGAGCACAAGGAAAAGCCAAAAGGAGAtctcccctcccagctgggtGCGGGGGGCAGAGAGGCAGCGAGTGAAGCCGGGGGAGCCGCTGCACCTTGCAGGGCCCAGGAAGCCATCGGaatgcagctggcagagcctcCGGGAAAAGCTGACATCCTCCCAACCTGGAAAAGGCACCAGCAGTGACTGCAAAGGCCGAGGCAAGCCCCTGCGCCCCACAAGCCCAACACGACCTCTGGAGCAGGACTGGAGGGGCCGGGGGGATGCCCACCACACACAGGTGCGGGAGAAGGACTGGAAACGCCGAGAGATGCCTGTGTGCCACACGGATGTGATGCGTCAGCTGGAAAGGGACTGGAAAAGCCCTGCTAGGTGTCTGGATGTGGGACTACGGTCGGATGATAGCTGGATAAGGCCTGAGAGTCCAGCACAGCATCTGGAGGAGGACTGGAAGGCTCCTGAGCACACACGAGATACACACAACCCTGAGAAGCCATTGGAAACTGACTGGGGGAACAAGAGTCTTCTCATTTACCAT ccccagctgggtgGAAGCACCTTCCCACTGCAAAGCAGCACTGGCTCCTCAGGAAGCCCACAGCCACATTTGAATGCCAGTAAGAAGCACAACAAG ccgGATCTTCTCAATTTCAAGAAGGGATGGATGTCCATCCTGGACGAGCCAGGAGAG TGGAAGAAACATTGGTTCGTGCTGACCGACTCGAGCCTGAGGTATTACCGGGACTCGAACGCAGAGGAG GCTGATGACCTTGATGGAGAAATCGACCTCCGTTCCTGCACGGATGTCACAGAGTTCGCGGTGCAGCGCAACTACGGCTTCCAGATACAC gagctCGAGACAGAGGGTGGCCTTCCTAAACAGCCCAGCACTGGT ACAAAAGATGCCGTCTTCACCCTGTCAGCGATGACCTCTGGCATCCGGCGCAACTGGATTGAGGCCCTGAGGAAAAATGTGCGCCCAGTCAGCGCTCCAGACGTCACCAA gcTCCCTGACTGTGACAAGGAGAACTTCCGTAACTGCGTTCCCCAGAAAGGCGCACTCCGGACGGAGGAGCAGCAGCGGCCGGGCTCTGGCTCCGAGGGGAACTCCAAGGGCAGTCACTGGAAAGCAGATGGGCAGCGCCATGCCTTTGACTATGTGGAGCTGTCCCCCTTGCCACAAGACCCTGGAAATCAGGGGTCCCTGCAGAGGACAAAAGGGAGCTTGAGGATCTCCGACCGAACTCCCAAGTATGAGGAGCTGGAGCGGGATCTGGCCGTCCGTTCAGAGGAGAGGCGGAAATGGTTCGAGGCGCCCGATGGCAGGGTCCCAAACAGCGATGGCCCCGCAGGAGAGCCTTCCCGCAAGGCCGGGGAGCAGGACCTCCCCGCTCCTCCGCTTTCGGAGGACCAGCGGATCCGTCTGAATGAGGAGATAGAGAAGaagtggctggagctggagcgCCTGCCCTTGAAGGACTTGCGGCGGGTGCCCTTGACAACACTGCTGAACCAAAGCAAGGGGGGCCAGGGAGACACCAATGAGGCGCTGAAAAAGGAG ATCCAGTCACTGCGGGCACAGCTGGAGTCCTGCCGGGCCAGAAATGAGAGCCTTCGGGAGGCAGCAAAGTCCCAGGGGGACAGCCACGTGCCCCGAGGGTACATCTCACAG GAGGCCTGTGAGCGCAGCCTGGCTGAGATGGAGTCATCCCACCAGCAAGtgatggaggagctgcagcGGCACCACCAGCGGGAGCTGGAGCGGCTGCGGCAGGAGAAGGAGCGGCTCCTGGCAGAGGAGGCGGCGGCAACGGCAGCAG CCATTGAGGCACTGAAGAAAGCCCACCGGGAGGAGATGAATAAGGAGATGGGCAGGACACGGAGCTTCCAGCAATGCAGCTCGCTCCCAGAAGCCCTCCAGAAGCAGCACCA GTTGGATGTGGAGTCACTGAAGCGGGAACTGCAGGTGCTTTCTGAGCAGTATTCCCAAAAGTGCCTGGAAATCGGGGAGCTCACCCAGAAGGCGGAAGAGCGGGAGCAGATATTGGAGCGCTGtcagcaggaggggaaggaccTCCTCCAGAAAAATCAG gagctgcagaccCGCCTCTCGGATGAGATCGGGAAGCTGCGGAGCTTTATTTCATCGCGGGGCTCTGGGGACCGCGCTTCACACAACAATGAGCGGAGTTCCTGCGAGCTGGAG GTGCTGCTGCGGGTGAAGGAGAATGAGCTCCAGTACGTAAAGAAGGAGGTGCAGTGCCTccgggaggagctgcagatgaTGCAAAAG
- the TRIOBP gene encoding TRIO and F-actin-binding protein isoform X2: MSGSVDDMPCMNFEANVFAKSLCQHCFRAAGAHQHSIQDHGTAVTGRDACSDTAPGEPWDSLHILAPQCEVYVCVGPAEGAERWHESRRYPPLSPGAEGEHRETGTDPSACAEANSTLAREGEMTRLWDNTLGSGKRDMMSYLGCKEEVRSQAPQADRPRWAQPVPSGSWVRTEAQDFRKEICPLKAERRPASQKPEESWPKHRKTDPPWSSTLPRATAGSPPARSDLLGGGGHLPGPRARESHGHSGGGSAEGRHGLERQEYTVLADLPKPKRLSQRDAVDRHGSRTLSPGRVEVERMFGCERRKSETLEAFQALEEGRVDRLDGKTPVPPSKGHLTRRRSSPNLPREGQRLSWQLEQRGRDPKEPRRSPSPARHPEKASRSRGDSPRPASPGWLLERGSRSPRSASPARRSERRAGEPVNPPCRTEKSWRSRGEPARPPSSDRGRATWQAGGTRQALEKKSRGDSLHSTGAGKGSDNVRLSRAGPSPWALSPGRHTESTRKSQKEISPPSWVRGAERQRVKPGEPLHLAGPRKPSECSWQSLREKLTSSQPGKGTSSDCKGRGKPLRPTSPTRPLEQDWRGRGDAHHTQVREKDWKRREMPVCHTDVMRQLERDWKSPARCLDVGLRSDDSWIRPESPAQHLEEDWKAPEHTRDTHNPEKPLETDWGNKSLLIYHPQLGGSTFPLQSSTGSSGSPQPHLNASKKHNKPDLLNFKKGWMSILDEPGEWKKHWFVLTDSSLRYYRDSNAEEADDLDGEIDLRSCTDVTEFAVQRNYGFQIHTKDAVFTLSAMTSGIRRNWIEALRKNVRPVSAPDVTKLPDCDKENFRNCVPQKGALRTEEQQRPGSGSEGNSKGSHWKADGQRHAFDYVELSPLPQDPGNQGSLQRTKGSLRISDRTPKYEELERDLAVRSEERRKWFEAPDGRVPNSDGPAGEPSRKAGEQDLPAPPLSEDQRIRLNEEIEKKWLELERLPLKDLRRVPLTTLLNQSKGGQGDTNEALKKEIQSLRAQLESCRARNESLREAAKSQGDSHVPRGYISQEACERSLAEMESSHQQVMEELQRHHQRELERLRQEKERLLAEEAAATAAAIEALKKAHREEMNKEMGRTRSFQQCSSLPEALQKQHQLDVESLKRELQVLSEQYSQKCLEIGELTQKAEEREQILERCQQEGKDLLQKNQELQTRLSDEIGKLRSFISSRGSGDRASHNNERSSCELEVLLRVKENELQYVKKEVQCLREELQMMQKDKRFASGKYQDVYAELNHIKVRSEREIEQLKEHLRLAMAALQEKESLCNSK, from the exons GATCATGGCACGGCGGTCACAGGGCGCGATGCCTGCAGCgacacagccccaggagagcCCTGGGACTCGCTCCATATTTTAGCCCCACAGTGCGAGGTATACGTGTGTGTGGGCCCGGCGGAGGGCGCGGAGCG ctggCACGAGAGCAGGCGATATCCCCCACTCAGCCCCGGAGCTGAGGGTGAGCACAGAGAAACTGGCACCGACCCCAGCGCCTGTGCCGAAGCCAACTCCACGCTTGCCAGG GAAGGGGAAATGACCCGCTTGTGGGACAACACTTTGGGATCAGGCAAACGGGACATGATGAGCTACTTGGGCTGTAAGGAGGAGGTGCGGTCACAAGCCCCACAGGCAGACAGACCCAGGTGGGCTCAGCCTGTTCCCTCTGGATCCTGGGTGAGAACTGAAGCCCAGGACTTTAGGAAAGAAATCTGTCCACTGAAAGCAG AGCGCCGTCCTGCCAGCCAGAAGCCTGAGGAGAGCTGGCCAAAGCACCGAAAAACTGACCCTCCCTGGTCATCCACCCTGCCGCGTGCCACAGCCGGCTCCCCGCCGGCCCGCAGTGACCTGCTGGGCGGCGGTGGGCACCTCCCTGGCCCACGGGCTCGGGAGTCCCACGGGCACTCCGGCGGAGGGAGTGCAGAGGGGCGGCACgggctggagaggcaggagtACACGGTGCTGGCTGACCTGCCCAAGCCCAAGCGCCTCAGCCAGCGGGATGCTGTTGACCGCCATGGCTCCCGGACACTCAGCCCTGGCCGAGTGGAGGTGGAGAGGATGTTTGGATGCGAACGCAG GAAATCAGAGACGCTGGAGGCCTTCCAGGCTCTGGAGGAGGGCCGTGTGGACCGGCTCGATGGCAAGACGCCGGTGCCACCCAGCAAAGGCCACCTGACTCGAAGGCGGTCCAGCCCCaacctgcccagggag GGTCAGCGACTCTCCTGGCAGCTCGAGCAGCGCGGCAGAGACCCCAAGGAGCCCCGGCgttcccccagcccagctcggCACCCCGAGAAGGCCAGCAGGAGCCGGGGGGACTCCCCAcgccctgccagccctggctggctgctggagaGAGGCAGCCGGAGCCCACGCTCTGCAAGCCCAGCCCGCAGGTCggagaggagagcaggggagCCCGTGAACCCTCCCTGTCGCACTGAGAAAAGCTGGAGAAGCCGAGGGGAGCCTGCCCGCCCCCCAAGCTCGGATAGGGGCCGAGCCACCTGGCAAGCAGGGGGTACACGGCAAGcactggagaagaaaagccGAGGGGATTCCCTGCACTCCACAGGTGCTGGGAAGGGCTCAGATAACGTCAGGCTGAGCCGGGCAGGGCCATCACCATGGGCCCTCAGTCCTGGGAGGCATACAGAGAGCACAAGGAAAAGCCAAAAGGAGAtctcccctcccagctgggtGCGGGGGGCAGAGAGGCAGCGAGTGAAGCCGGGGGAGCCGCTGCACCTTGCAGGGCCCAGGAAGCCATCGGaatgcagctggcagagcctcCGGGAAAAGCTGACATCCTCCCAACCTGGAAAAGGCACCAGCAGTGACTGCAAAGGCCGAGGCAAGCCCCTGCGCCCCACAAGCCCAACACGACCTCTGGAGCAGGACTGGAGGGGCCGGGGGGATGCCCACCACACACAGGTGCGGGAGAAGGACTGGAAACGCCGAGAGATGCCTGTGTGCCACACGGATGTGATGCGTCAGCTGGAAAGGGACTGGAAAAGCCCTGCTAGGTGTCTGGATGTGGGACTACGGTCGGATGATAGCTGGATAAGGCCTGAGAGTCCAGCACAGCATCTGGAGGAGGACTGGAAGGCTCCTGAGCACACACGAGATACACACAACCCTGAGAAGCCATTGGAAACTGACTGGGGGAACAAGAGTCTTCTCATTTACCAT ccccagctgggtgGAAGCACCTTCCCACTGCAAAGCAGCACTGGCTCCTCAGGAAGCCCACAGCCACATTTGAATGCCAGTAAGAAGCACAACAAG ccgGATCTTCTCAATTTCAAGAAGGGATGGATGTCCATCCTGGACGAGCCAGGAGAG TGGAAGAAACATTGGTTCGTGCTGACCGACTCGAGCCTGAGGTATTACCGGGACTCGAACGCAGAGGAG GCTGATGACCTTGATGGAGAAATCGACCTCCGTTCCTGCACGGATGTCACAGAGTTCGCGGTGCAGCGCAACTACGGCTTCCAGATACAC ACAAAAGATGCCGTCTTCACCCTGTCAGCGATGACCTCTGGCATCCGGCGCAACTGGATTGAGGCCCTGAGGAAAAATGTGCGCCCAGTCAGCGCTCCAGACGTCACCAA gcTCCCTGACTGTGACAAGGAGAACTTCCGTAACTGCGTTCCCCAGAAAGGCGCACTCCGGACGGAGGAGCAGCAGCGGCCGGGCTCTGGCTCCGAGGGGAACTCCAAGGGCAGTCACTGGAAAGCAGATGGGCAGCGCCATGCCTTTGACTATGTGGAGCTGTCCCCCTTGCCACAAGACCCTGGAAATCAGGGGTCCCTGCAGAGGACAAAAGGGAGCTTGAGGATCTCCGACCGAACTCCCAAGTATGAGGAGCTGGAGCGGGATCTGGCCGTCCGTTCAGAGGAGAGGCGGAAATGGTTCGAGGCGCCCGATGGCAGGGTCCCAAACAGCGATGGCCCCGCAGGAGAGCCTTCCCGCAAGGCCGGGGAGCAGGACCTCCCCGCTCCTCCGCTTTCGGAGGACCAGCGGATCCGTCTGAATGAGGAGATAGAGAAGaagtggctggagctggagcgCCTGCCCTTGAAGGACTTGCGGCGGGTGCCCTTGACAACACTGCTGAACCAAAGCAAGGGGGGCCAGGGAGACACCAATGAGGCGCTGAAAAAGGAG ATCCAGTCACTGCGGGCACAGCTGGAGTCCTGCCGGGCCAGAAATGAGAGCCTTCGGGAGGCAGCAAAGTCCCAGGGGGACAGCCACGTGCCCCGAGGGTACATCTCACAG GAGGCCTGTGAGCGCAGCCTGGCTGAGATGGAGTCATCCCACCAGCAAGtgatggaggagctgcagcGGCACCACCAGCGGGAGCTGGAGCGGCTGCGGCAGGAGAAGGAGCGGCTCCTGGCAGAGGAGGCGGCGGCAACGGCAGCAG CCATTGAGGCACTGAAGAAAGCCCACCGGGAGGAGATGAATAAGGAGATGGGCAGGACACGGAGCTTCCAGCAATGCAGCTCGCTCCCAGAAGCCCTCCAGAAGCAGCACCA GTTGGATGTGGAGTCACTGAAGCGGGAACTGCAGGTGCTTTCTGAGCAGTATTCCCAAAAGTGCCTGGAAATCGGGGAGCTCACCCAGAAGGCGGAAGAGCGGGAGCAGATATTGGAGCGCTGtcagcaggaggggaaggaccTCCTCCAGAAAAATCAG gagctgcagaccCGCCTCTCGGATGAGATCGGGAAGCTGCGGAGCTTTATTTCATCGCGGGGCTCTGGGGACCGCGCTTCACACAACAATGAGCGGAGTTCCTGCGAGCTGGAG GTGCTGCTGCGGGTGAAGGAGAATGAGCTCCAGTACGTAAAGAAGGAGGTGCAGTGCCTccgggaggagctgcagatgaTGCAAAAG